One genomic segment of Hydra vulgaris chromosome 14, alternate assembly HydraT2T_AEP includes these proteins:
- the LOC105847641 gene encoding uncharacterized protein LOC105847641 isoform X1 has product MQKLYFLLTVFYAVSCESITLKKIYSESNKAIANRNVLKSEQIIQEYFITSNGSNSVWNIAQIMAKKVFNITYNIEDLIVMEQDIEKISRGFSVCKKMSKKLQKTFHCFDDLAITLEDAIVDFKSSLSTSRRNLVKYATMFMTMVVFQAHIALIARNPPTPSNASLKKKYSLIFEKINVHLNQFEFNSQDWRISASQVTPVTICEIRLRMWIEFQGACEKRWRRSLDDENEEEESFGMLLHNGNESLIESKVQGIGNPNSNRFKYRATVYDKFANYLVFQKDELVNSSTRGDRIFKLFKDGNEQRLQYNEGIAKKMKNFNEELVTIIRSIVESTIALF; this is encoded by the exons ATGCAAAAACTATACTTTCTTCTTACTGTTTTTTATGCAGTGTCATGCGAatcaattactttaaaaaagatatactcTGAATCAAACAAAGCCATTGCAaacagaaatgttttaaaaagtgaacAGATTATTCAAGAGTACTTTATCACCTCAAATGGCA GTAACTCTGTTTGGAATATTGCACAAATCATGGCAAAGAAAGTTTTCAACATCACCTACAACATTGAAGATTTAATTGTTATGGAGCAagacattgaaaaaataagcaGAGGTTTTTCCGTGTGCAAAAAAATGTCCAAAAAACTGCAAAAGACATTCCATTGTTTTGATGATCTAGCAATAACTTTAGAGGATGCCATTGTTGACTTTAAATCAAGTCTATCAACATCAAGACGAAATCTTGTCAAGTATGCTACAATGTTTATGACAATGGTAGTGTTTCAAGCACACATTGCACTGATTGCCAGGAATCCACCGACACCTTCAAATgcaagtttaaagaaaaaatatagtttaatttttgaaaaaattaacgtTCATTTAAATCAGTTTGAGTTCAACTCTCAAGATTGGAGAATAAGTGCAAGCCAAGTAACACCCGTAACTATTTGTGAAATTCGTCTAAGAATGTGGATTGAGTTCCAAGGAGCATGCGAGAAGAGGTGGCGCAGAAGCTTAGATGATGAAAATGAAGAAGAAGAAAGTTTTGGTATGCTATTACATAACGGTAATGAAAGCTTAATTGAATCAAAAGTTCAAGGAATTGGTAACCCAAATTCAAACAGGTTTAAATATCGAGCAACAGTTTATGACAAGTTTGCAAACTACCTTGTGTTTCAAAAAGATGAGTTAGTCAATTCAAGCACAAGAGGAGatcgtatttttaaactttttaaggaTGGAAATGAGCAACGTCTTCAGTATAATGAGGgcatagcaaaaaaaatgaagaacttTAATGAGGAGCTAGTCACAATCATTAGGAGTATAGTAGAGTCTACTATAGCTTTATTCtaa
- the LOC100203453 gene encoding UPF0587 protein v1g245604 isoform X2, translating into MVKIALQLKLNLENLTDLIPEGEDFRWYVKVKCSNCQEESKAFVYLSLLESSPLKGGRGQASLVSKCKLCSRENSIDILKDTITSYNLEDSNAFKTIVQFDCRGMEPNEFSARTGWVAKGAETSTKFNVDLTEGDWCDFDEKAGQSVGVYEIESRFIKA; encoded by the exons ATGGTT AAAATCGCACtacaacttaaattaaatttggaaAATCTTACCGACTTGATACCAGAGGGAGAAGATTTTCGTTGGTATGTTAag GTTAAATGTTCAAACTGCCAAGAAGAGTCAAAAGCGTTTGTTTATTTGTCACTTTTG GAAAGTAGCCCATTAAAAGGAGGTCGTGGTCAAGCTAGTCTTGTATCTAAATGTAAACTGTGCTCAAGGGAAAACTCAATTG atATTTTAAAGGATACAATAACATCATACAAT CTTGAGGATAGCAATGCTTTCAAAACGATTGTCCAATTTGACTGCAGAGGCATGGAACCGAATGAGTTTTCTGCAAGG aCTGGATGGGTGGCCAAAGGAGCAGAAACCTCTACCAaatttaatgttgatttaacaGAG ggAGATTGGTGTGATTTTGATGAAAAAGCTGGCCAAAGTGTTGGCGTTTATGAAATCGAATCCCGGTTTATAAAAGCATAG